The segment CTTTGTCTGGAGCCCGGCTCCTTCCGGCGGAGGCTCGTCGAGGTCGTGGGCAAGCCTCCGGACCGGTTGTCTATTCATGCAACGCCCGCAACGGTACTCGTCGCCCAATTGGCTGTGCTCGTCGATGCCGAGCTTGATGACCTTTCCGCAGACTGCGCATCGTGTCGGTTCATAGGAAGGAGGGTTGTCGAGTTTCTCGAAATTATACTCGTTGGTGCCATACCAGACATACATTTCGGTGACGAACTCATCCTGCACTCGGGACAATCCTTCCAGTGTCCTGGATGTCCTTCTGCGTCATGGAAGCCGCAGAGTGTGTAGCGCCGATGATTCCGGGAACAGCTATTCCGGGCGAAGGAAAAGGGGACGTATTCGTCCTCGTCGTCGCAAATCCAGTTTCCGCAGCACTCCGTCCTGGTTCAGTTTTCCTTTCCTGCCGCAGACTCCACACACGGGTGTATCGTTCTTCGGGACATGCCTTGCCATATTCTGCAACTCCTTCTTAAGAAGTTCCTATTGGTGTACGATTCTTTTTCGCGAAAGCGCCACCCTTATTGCTTCATATCGGTCTTTCGCAGGCGCTCCAGATTTCATTGTGCTTCATTTGCGACCTGTTTTCAAGCTGAAAATTGCCGAGTGGGCACGAAAATGTCGCAACCCAGGGCCACCTTTCGGATTTGCAATTGATAGCATGTAGTGCTATCATTATGAAATGAAGGCAAAACACCGGCGAACCCTTCAAGCGATTCTCACGGTTCCTACGCGGGGAGGAATAGTGTTTTCCGACATCGAAGCCCTGGTGATAGCCGTCGGCGGAGATGTGCGGGAAGGTGAAGGTTCCCGTGTGGTGTTTGAGATAGAGGGAAGTCGAAAATACCTCCATCGTCCTCACCCGGGCAAGGAGGCAAAGAAATATCAGGTTGAGGAACTGCGCGAATGGTTCATACAACTGGAGGTTTTACCATGAAAAGCATAACAAGCTACAAGGGATATATGGCCAGGATCGAATTCGATGAAAGGGATGAAATCTTCGTGGGGAAAGTGCTGGGAATAGCCGAAAGCATCACTTTTCACGGAGAGACAGTAAGGGAACTCAAGGGCGACTTTCAGGCTGCTATCGATCACTATATAGCTGATTGCGCGGCTACAGGGCGCACGCCATTAAAGACGGCTTCCGGCAAGATGATGCTTCGCATTTCCCCGGAAACACACACAAAGGCCCTTATTATAGCAAGAGCTTCAGGCAAAAGTCTCAATCAGTGGGTTGAGGAAATCCTCGACAGGGCGACTCAGGAAAATGGTGCAACAACGGGAACAGCGGGGCAGAAGAGTTCAAAAGCGGCATCCCCGAAAACGTCGTGAGCCCTTGTGAAGCTTGCGCATAGGTTGCTCCTGGCGTGCACAGGATGTCATATTTTGCCGCATTCTGCAAGACACAATGCCATAAGTTACCGATATTACTAGCCTTATATACTCCTCATAACCCGAAGGTCACTGGTTCAAATCCGGTCCCCGCAACCAAAGTAAGACAAGGGACTTGCAGAGATTGCAGGTCCCTTTTTTTGCCCTTTTTTCCTTTCAGATCACTCCCACGGGGATGGACAAGACATTGGCGGTGATGGGCAGAGACTGGAGGGTGAGACATATGATACCCCCCGGGCCGATGGGCAGGCCGAGTTTTTCCAGCGTCTTGAAGGACCGCGCGTCCGCCTTGCCCGGAGACGCGCTCTTCTTGAATTCGAGTGGATAGACCACCCCGTCCTGCAGGATAAGGAGATCTATCTCCTTCTGGTCCTTGTCGCGGTAAAAGTAGAAGGGCTCCTTGAATCCGTTGTGCCAGTAAGTCTTCAGAAGCTCGGACATGATCCAGGTCTCAAGGATCGGACCGGACATTGCTCCCACCTCCAGCGTCTCGGGACTCGTCCACTCGGTGAGCCATGAGCACAGGCCCGTATCGAGAAAGTAGAGCTTGGGGCTCCTGACGAGCCGCTTGGTGATATTGGTGTGGTAGGGCTCCAGGAGATAGACGATCCCGGAGGCCTGGAGAATGGACAGCCATTGCCTGCGTCGAGCATCGCGCCGGACCCACGTGCGGTCGCATGAGAATGTCCCCTTTGATAGAGATCGAATCCGGTTGCACCCACCAAAAGCTTCGCCCATAGGTTGCTCCTGGCGTGCACTGGATGTCATATTCTGCCTCATTCTGCAGTATTCATCATCATGCATACTTAATTACTGGTCTACCATACTCCTCATAACCCGAAGGTCGCTGGTTCCAATCGGGTCCCGCAACCAAAGTAAGACAAGGGACTCGCAGAAAATATGTGAACCTCAGGCCATATATGTCGCGCTGGATGCTGAAAGAGCCTCTCGTGTCATGGCGGGTCTTTTCGCCGCCATTTCATTTCCCCGAAGCGCTAATTTTGACTTAAGTCAATTGCAACTTTCCTGTTTTGCTTTATAAGGATATGAAAGGGAGGGAAACCGTGTGAAGGCGTACCGGGAACATTCCAGCCCACACGATGCACGCGCCCAAAACGGTAAGCAACCGTGAAAATGCTGTTAGTGATGATCACATAAATAAGCGAAAGGAGGAAAGGATGAACAAGTATCGAACATTGATCATGGCCTGTAGCTGCCTTGTCCTGGCTGCACTATTTCCCCTTTATGCCCGTGCTCACTGCGACACGCTCGATGGACCGGTGGTGGCGAGCGCAAGAGCCGCGTTGGAAAAAGGAGACATCACCCCCGTATTGAAATGGGTGAAGGGCGATGACGAGAAAGAGGTCAAAGAAGTCTTTCAAAAGGTCCTCGCAGCCCGGAAGGCCTCTCCCGGGGCGCGAGAAATTGCGGACATGTATTTCTTCGAGACCCTCGTCAGAATACACAGGGCAGGGGAGGGCGCCCCTTACACGGGCCTTCGGGCAGGACCTGTCGAGCCGATCATTCTCGAAGCGGACAAGTCTCTCGAGGCGGGCTCGATCGAGGCAGTGGTAAAGCACATTACGGCTTTGGCAGCGAAGGGTATCGAGAAACGGTTCAGCCAGACCCTTGACAGGAAGAAGTATGCGGATGAATCCGTCGCGGCGGGGCGGGATTTTGTGGAGGCCTATGTCGAATTTACCCACTACCTGGAGCGACTCTACAACGACGCCGCCGGTCACGCTGCGGCTCATGGTACATCAGATGAAAGCAAGGCGAAGGGGGGCCATGGACACGGCCACTAACTCCCTCAGGCTTTAAAGTGAAGAGCGTGCGCAAGAGTCCGGCGCGAGACATGGATTCAATGCCTTAACAGGAGGATGGCTGATGGTGAAAGACAGTGGCGCCACGAGTGAAAGCAAGACTATAGTGGAACGTTTCCTCAAGAATCTGGACAAGAATCTCAATGCGATCGACGAATTTTTCTCGCCCGGCTGCCGGGCATATCTTCCGGGGAACAGCCTTCCGGTGGACCGGGAGGGATTCAAGGGGTTCGTCGATATGCTCTACACAGCCTTCCCCGACCTTCATCATGAAATAGAACACCAGATTGGAGAAGAAAAAGAAGTAGCCAGTCTCGTCACCGTTCGGGGTACGCACAAGGGTGAATTCCAGGGCATGTCTCCAACGGGAAAAGAGGTGATATTTACCGATATCATCATGGCCCGGATAGAGGACGGCAAGTTCGTTGCCTTGTGGGCGCAGTTCGATGTATCGGGCCTGTTGCGCCAGCTTGGTGCGTGGTGAAGTGGAGGCCACTCAGAGAGCCATACCCGCAGTTAAAGGGGAAGTTGAGGAATTAAGGGATAACTCGGATATTTGACGGGAAGAGATGGCGGACGCGGCAGCCCACATCGTCTTCTCCGGGTGACAATACAACTCTTTTGCGCTATGCCGCCGTGTAACGTGCCTCGACCTCAATTCCCGGCGACCGGCATCATCTCACCTATTCTGTAGATTTACCGGAAACTGATTCACCCCCTCCGGAGAAGAGGAATGAAGCACGTTAAATAATTCCACTGACTTATAATACATCCCCTCGGCCCGGTCGAGGTCGCCCCGGTCCTTGTACAGGGACGCGAGCTTGGCGTACTGCCTGGCCACGTCTTCTCTGCGCCCGAGCGTCTCATCGATGGCTATCGCTTTTTGGTACATCTCTTCGGCCCGGTCGAGGTTGCCCCTCGTCTTGTACAAAATCCCGAGGTTTCCGTACTGCCTGGCCACGCCCTCCTTGCGCCCGAGCGTCTCGTCGATGGCTATCGCTTTCCGGTACATCTCTTCCGCCAGGTCAAGGTCGCCCATGGTCTTGTACAAAATCCCGAGGTTCCCGTACTGACGGGCCGCGCCCTCTTTGCACCCGAGCGCCTCATTGACGGCCAGCGACTTCCGGCACATCCCCTCAGCCCGGCCGAGGTCGCCCCGGTCCCTGTACAGGTGCGCGAGTCTGGCGTACTGCCTGGCCACGCCCTCCTTGCGCCCGAGCGCCTCATCGATGGCCATTGCCTTTTGATACATCTCTTCCGCGCGGTCTTTACCGCCGAGGCGGTTGCGCAGGGACGCCCGGTCCGAAGGGATG is part of the Syntrophorhabdaceae bacterium genome and harbors:
- a CDS encoding ester cyclase yields the protein MVKDSGATSESKTIVERFLKNLDKNLNAIDEFFSPGCRAYLPGNSLPVDREGFKGFVDMLYTAFPDLHHEIEHQIGEEKEVASLVTVRGTHKGEFQGMSPTGKEVIFTDIIMARIEDGKFVALWAQFDVSGLLRQLGAW
- a CDS encoding DUF4143 domain-containing protein, coding for MGEAFGGCNRIRSLSKGTFSCDRTWVRRDARRRQWLSILQASGIVYLLEPYHTNITKRLVRSPKLYFLDTGLCSWLTEWTSPETLEVGAMSGPILETWIMSELLKTYWHNGFKEPFYFYRDKDQKEIDLLILQDGVVYPLEFKKSASPGKADARSFKTLEKLGLPIGPGGIICLTLQSLPITANVLSIPVGVI
- a CDS encoding type II toxin-antitoxin system HicA family toxin — translated: MFSDIEALVIAVGGDVREGEGSRVVFEIEGSRKYLHRPHPGKEAKKYQVEELREWFIQLEVLP
- a CDS encoding DUF6448 family protein; its protein translation is MNKYRTLIMACSCLVLAALFPLYARAHCDTLDGPVVASARAALEKGDITPVLKWVKGDDEKEVKEVFQKVLAARKASPGAREIADMYFFETLVRIHRAGEGAPYTGLRAGPVEPIILEADKSLEAGSIEAVVKHITALAAKGIEKRFSQTLDRKKYADESVAAGRDFVEAYVEFTHYLERLYNDAAGHAAAHGTSDESKAKGGHGHGH
- a CDS encoding type II toxin-antitoxin system HicB family antitoxin: MKSITSYKGYMARIEFDERDEIFVGKVLGIAESITFHGETVRELKGDFQAAIDHYIADCAATGRTPLKTASGKMMLRISPETHTKALIIARASGKSLNQWVEEILDRATQENGATTGTAGQKSSKAASPKTS
- a CDS encoding tetratricopeptide repeat protein, whose protein sequence is MKTSSTRNTAVSFEARDVVALPKNIIEAVGKAREDASLQASSAEGSGNAAEAARLSALSLLLQEAEDAARLAEDGLLERARQKFVGLVSQTPDTNILCLAYEFFYRTDDLAGALDTLERYLSVSDQKSFGGAGIPSDRASLRNRLGGKDRAEEMYQKAMAIDEALGRKEGVARQYARLAHLYRDRGDLGRAEGMCRKSLAVNEALGCKEGAARQYGNLGILYKTMGDLDLAEEMYRKAIAIDETLGRKEGVARQYGNLGILYKTRGNLDRAEEMYQKAIAIDETLGRREDVARQYAKLASLYKDRGDLDRAEGMYYKSVELFNVLHSSSPEGVNQFPVNLQNR